The following proteins are encoded in a genomic region of Streptomyces gobiensis:
- a CDS encoding winged helix-turn-helix domain-containing protein, whose product MTDLPQYLYMELADRIAAEIKAGSPPVGGRLPGEREMTEIYSVSIGTVRRAVQELRDRGLVATLPIKGTYVIRAEPPATTDQDDDASRG is encoded by the coding sequence ATGACTGACTTGCCGCAGTACCTGTACATGGAGCTTGCGGACCGGATTGCCGCTGAGATCAAGGCTGGAAGTCCACCGGTAGGTGGTCGCCTGCCGGGCGAGCGTGAGATGACCGAGATCTACAGCGTGAGTATCGGCACGGTTCGGCGTGCCGTGCAGGAACTCCGTGACCGTGGATTGGTAGCCACACTCCCGATCAAGGGCACGTACGTGATCCGCGCCGAACCGCCCGCCACCACTGACCAGGACGACGACGCCAGTCGGGGTTAG
- a CDS encoding helix-turn-helix domain-containing protein, with product MTERDQDDKLTARQVLGSMLRHLRERAGLSLRDLAAETTYSYSYLGRAETGDQLPSDALVKALDTRFEMGGTLVEMLDLAREGSVQEYGRKAAAREMKAERIQVCSSSRVPGLLQTEDYARAMFRTTRPKAPPEYFSAAVADRMQRQRVFTREEPPPYWAIMDEAVLARAVGGSEVMAAQLAHIVKTAENPDLTIQVIPYSHGAYQMLGGSLTLLTAPSGSTIAYVEGFATGELVESPKRVVELTQHFDMARGIALPECESLALIQDYAEGYR from the coding sequence ATGACAGAGCGGGATCAAGACGACAAGCTGACGGCGCGTCAAGTTCTCGGCAGTATGCTGCGGCATCTCAGGGAGCGCGCTGGTCTGTCGCTGAGGGACCTGGCGGCAGAGACGACGTACAGCTACTCGTACCTAGGTCGCGCTGAGACAGGCGATCAGCTCCCGTCTGACGCACTGGTCAAGGCACTCGACACACGGTTCGAGATGGGCGGGACGTTGGTCGAAATGCTCGACCTAGCTCGGGAAGGTTCCGTTCAGGAATACGGTCGCAAGGCTGCCGCTCGGGAGATGAAGGCCGAACGCATCCAGGTCTGTTCAAGCAGCCGGGTTCCAGGCCTACTACAGACCGAGGACTACGCACGCGCGATGTTCCGGACCACGCGGCCAAAAGCGCCACCGGAGTACTTCTCTGCGGCCGTGGCGGACCGAATGCAACGGCAACGAGTCTTCACGCGCGAGGAGCCACCGCCGTACTGGGCAATCATGGATGAAGCCGTACTAGCGCGCGCAGTCGGTGGTAGTGAAGTCATGGCGGCCCAACTCGCGCATATCGTGAAAACTGCGGAGAATCCTGACCTAACCATTCAAGTGATTCCGTATTCCCATGGTGCGTACCAGATGCTGGGAGGAAGCTTGACGCTCCTCACCGCGCCTAGCGGCTCGACCATCGCATACGTGGAAGGGTTCGCTACGGGCGAGTTGGTAGAGTCCCCTAAGCGAGTTGTAGAACTTACGCAGCACTTCGATATGGCACGTGGTATTGCACTGCCTGAATGCGAATCGCTGGCACTTATCCAAGATTATGCGGAGGGTTACCGGTGA
- a CDS encoding DUF397 domain-containing protein — MRIAGTYPRLCGGLPVTNTPDFESAKWRKSTYSGGLENECLEVADDFPGVVPVRDSKRPGGPVLVVPAASWAAFVEHVRD; from the coding sequence ATGCGAATCGCTGGCACTTATCCAAGATTATGCGGAGGGTTACCGGTGACCAATACTCCCGACTTTGAGTCGGCCAAGTGGCGCAAGTCCACGTATAGCGGTGGTCTTGAAAACGAATGCCTCGAAGTTGCTGACGACTTCCCCGGCGTGGTGCCGGTACGTGACAGCAAGCGTCCCGGGGGCCCCGTCCTGGTGGTCCCTGCCGCGTCATGGGCCGCGTTCGTCGAGCACGTGAGGGACTAG
- a CDS encoding SprT-like domain-containing protein — MHWSGRLPVVTLMWVHGLPCGALAMTTGYTTWTTVRVSAALVPGGSPAAQQRLRDVLLHESIHVACGPWCMPHGRRFARHARRLSQELGLRAPCRATLANWPQYQRRL; from the coding sequence ATGCACTGGTCGGGGAGGCTGCCCGTGGTCACGCTCATGTGGGTGCATGGCTTGCCGTGCGGTGCGCTGGCGATGACTACGGGCTACACCACCTGGACAACGGTGAGGGTGTCCGCAGCACTGGTCCCCGGTGGCTCGCCTGCCGCGCAACAGCGACTCCGAGATGTGCTACTGCATGAGTCAATTCACGTCGCGTGCGGCCCGTGGTGCATGCCGCACGGCCGTCGTTTCGCCCGGCATGCCCGACGCCTGTCGCAAGAGCTGGGCCTGAGGGCGCCTTGCCGGGCAACCCTGGCCAACTGGCCGCAATATCAACGGCGCCTGTAA
- a CDS encoding AAA family ATPase: MTERNVCPEHNQYEPCNHVDHKPAVINLTPEQIAESLPVYTRAILKAPKNVRDVVRQLLIGNTDIDAEYFPEVGAEHVEALDKLHKKNERKERGVEELRFHDEVKAAYAAEKAGDIRAQIDASLYTAEELDKIPPIEWLAPGLLAKNSLAWLYGAPGCYKSFLALDIAASVALGCGLAWSGIPTTQAPVLYIAAEGTGGMKKRVRAWEAMTGQPLRGKVTFLTMPIRITEEAWLAEILHVCAEIRPGLVIIDTQSRVTPGLDENGSVMSLYVEAVTRIQMATGACILTLHHTTKGGDVLRGHGSLYGAADSVIYMARTAGTERYAKVQITKQKDDRDDLFWNIRMCEQHSCGRPEGAEHDDRECRSLVVASARWSDVVAAQTTAYDKVRLIALDLEPNQTMTKATIMEATNLPDSTVKSALKTLCDQGTLTKTGAGKDTAYLRPAEPLDDASASSAVFSQPT; the protein is encoded by the coding sequence ATGACTGAGCGCAACGTATGTCCGGAGCACAACCAGTACGAGCCATGCAATCACGTCGATCACAAGCCAGCCGTAATCAACCTCACCCCTGAACAGATCGCCGAATCCCTGCCCGTTTATACACGCGCTATTCTCAAAGCACCCAAGAACGTAAGAGATGTTGTTCGCCAGCTTCTCATCGGCAATACTGACATTGACGCAGAATACTTTCCTGAGGTTGGTGCCGAACATGTTGAGGCACTAGACAAGCTACACAAAAAGAACGAACGGAAAGAGAGGGGAGTAGAAGAACTCCGCTTCCATGACGAGGTGAAGGCGGCCTACGCGGCAGAGAAGGCAGGGGACATTCGCGCTCAGATCGACGCGTCCCTGTATACCGCTGAAGAACTCGACAAGATCCCACCTATTGAATGGCTCGCCCCCGGATTGCTGGCAAAGAACTCCCTGGCATGGCTCTATGGAGCACCCGGATGTTACAAATCCTTCCTTGCTCTTGATATCGCCGCGTCCGTCGCGCTGGGATGCGGGCTGGCATGGTCGGGAATTCCCACCACTCAGGCGCCGGTACTGTATATCGCTGCTGAGGGTACGGGTGGTATGAAAAAGCGTGTCCGCGCCTGGGAGGCTATGACGGGCCAGCCTCTCAGGGGAAAGGTGACTTTCCTGACTATGCCTATCCGGATCACCGAGGAGGCGTGGCTGGCCGAGATTCTGCACGTGTGCGCCGAGATCCGCCCCGGACTGGTCATCATCGACACGCAGTCCCGGGTGACTCCCGGCCTGGATGAAAACGGGTCGGTGATGAGCCTGTACGTCGAAGCTGTGACCCGTATCCAGATGGCCACAGGAGCCTGCATTCTCACCCTTCACCACACCACCAAGGGTGGCGACGTACTGCGCGGTCACGGGTCGCTCTACGGCGCCGCAGACAGCGTCATCTACATGGCGCGCACGGCCGGTACCGAGCGTTACGCCAAGGTACAGATCACGAAGCAGAAGGACGACCGGGACGATCTCTTCTGGAACATCCGGATGTGCGAACAGCACTCATGCGGACGTCCAGAGGGTGCCGAGCATGACGACCGGGAGTGCCGGTCGCTGGTCGTCGCTTCGGCTAGGTGGTCCGATGTCGTAGCCGCACAGACAACGGCGTACGACAAGGTTCGGCTAATCGCTCTTGACCTTGAGCCGAATCAAACGATGACCAAGGCCACCATCATGGAGGCCACCAACTTGCCCGACTCGACCGTGAAAAGCGCACTCAAAACACTGTGTGACCAGGGGACTCTTACGAAAACGGGAGCGGGCAAGGACACCGCCTATCTTCGACCAGCGGAACCCTTGGACGATGCTTCGGCTAGTTCGGCCGTCTTCAGCCAACCCACTTAG
- a CDS encoding recombinase family protein: MTPYADTLTAAPAPATVPALLTGRQYLRASQDKRGRGDSVESQSDANREGAAQHYPPITITGTYTDNNIGAWKRKGKSRDDFKGKSRDDFERLMSDLESDAFTDDVLVIFESARGSRRAGEWCTLIDLLEEKGKRVYVTTHGRLYDPSNNRDRRTLQEDAVDAEYAGGKISEGVQRGVNKAAKQGRPYGKCPYGYRPVYDSRNGKLINWEPDPTPAARGDKSWSGIIAELFNRLAKAHTLYAIAADFKARGILNKGEKRGGKSGSGKPKPFSPEQLREIAQRVVYAEYPDDKDKGKGTRNHRGTLYKGTWPALVSKGVFDEVQRRLNDPKRRTSDSGQPKHELGRILRCGYCRTDDGEATPLSVRSRNGGIFVCPRGCVEIKKDPVDMELIGTAEKPGMVLRYLASDAVYRDFSATPKDEAKAEAAEDRIKSLRAELGELEDWRPRKPSEIEYKSQAIDDMRAEIRGLEAQTQALRMPAVLAELKPGPDIAKRWAAAPLSVRRTVLRLLLTPEVLGETRVMKGRGVPVGERIVVRYQ, encoded by the coding sequence ATGACGCCGTACGCCGACACCCTCACCGCAGCACCCGCCCCCGCTACCGTTCCGGCACTGCTCACCGGACGCCAGTACCTCCGGGCATCTCAGGACAAGCGGGGGCGCGGTGACTCGGTCGAGTCTCAGAGCGATGCCAACCGCGAGGGGGCGGCGCAGCACTACCCGCCCATCACGATCACCGGGACGTATACCGATAACAACATCGGAGCCTGGAAGCGCAAGGGGAAGTCCCGTGACGACTTCAAGGGGAAGTCCCGTGACGACTTCGAGCGGCTCATGAGCGACCTGGAGTCCGACGCCTTCACCGACGACGTATTGGTGATCTTCGAGAGTGCCCGTGGCTCCCGGAGGGCCGGTGAGTGGTGCACGCTGATTGACCTACTCGAAGAGAAGGGGAAGCGGGTCTACGTCACGACCCATGGCCGTCTCTACGATCCGTCCAACAACCGTGACCGGCGCACCCTGCAAGAGGATGCCGTAGACGCCGAGTACGCAGGGGGCAAGATCAGTGAAGGGGTGCAGCGCGGAGTGAACAAGGCAGCCAAGCAAGGGCGCCCGTACGGCAAGTGCCCCTACGGCTACCGGCCGGTGTACGACTCCCGCAACGGCAAGTTGATCAACTGGGAGCCCGATCCGACTCCCGCCGCACGGGGCGACAAGTCATGGAGCGGGATCATCGCCGAGTTGTTCAATCGGCTGGCCAAGGCTCACACCCTGTACGCCATCGCCGCTGACTTCAAGGCACGGGGGATCTTGAACAAGGGTGAGAAGCGCGGCGGTAAGTCGGGCTCTGGGAAGCCTAAGCCGTTCAGCCCCGAGCAGCTACGCGAGATCGCCCAGCGTGTCGTGTACGCCGAGTACCCAGACGACAAGGACAAGGGCAAGGGCACGCGCAATCACAGGGGCACGCTCTACAAGGGCACATGGCCCGCGCTCGTCTCTAAGGGCGTCTTTGACGAGGTGCAACGACGGTTGAACGACCCGAAGCGCCGTACGTCGGACTCCGGGCAGCCGAAGCACGAACTTGGCCGCATCCTCCGGTGTGGCTACTGCCGTACCGACGACGGTGAAGCCACCCCCCTCAGCGTGCGTAGCCGGAACGGCGGGATCTTCGTATGTCCGCGCGGATGCGTGGAGATCAAGAAAGACCCTGTCGACATGGAGCTGATCGGTACGGCCGAGAAGCCCGGTATGGTGCTGCGCTATCTGGCCAGTGACGCGGTGTACCGGGACTTTTCGGCGACTCCAAAGGATGAGGCCAAGGCCGAGGCCGCTGAAGACCGGATCAAGTCTCTGAGGGCGGAACTGGGCGAACTTGAGGACTGGCGCCCCCGTAAGCCGTCCGAGATTGAGTACAAGTCTCAGGCCATCGACGACATGCGCGCCGAAATCCGGGGACTTGAGGCGCAGACCCAGGCGCTCCGTATGCCCGCTGTGCTGGCCGAGTTGAAGCCCGGTCCGGACATCGCCAAGCGCTGGGCAGCGGCACCCCTGTCGGTACGGCGTACGGTGCTGCGGCTACTCCTCACCCCTGAGGTGCTGGGCGAGACGCGCGTCATGAAGGGGCGCGGTGTGCCGGTGGGTGAGCGGATCGTGGTGCGCTACCAGTAG
- the mgrA gene encoding L-glyceraldehyde 3-phosphate reductase, protein MNDNSHYRATDSRYDAMEYRRTGRSGLKLPTISLGLWQNFGDDRALTTQRDILRRAFDLGVTHFDLANNYGPPPGSAESNFGKLLARDFRPYRDELVISTKAGYLMRPGPYGEWGSRKYLLSSLDASLKRMGLDYVDIFYSHRFDPDTPLEETMGALASAVQQGKALYVGVSSYNSERTREAARLLREMGVPALIHQPSYSMINRWTEEDGLLDTLAAEGMGCICFAPLAQGLLTDKYLRGIPEGSRAARGISLKPALLTDEVVRRLRALNAIAERRGQSLAQLALSWVLRDERMTSALIGASSVAQLEANVAALGGPKLVPAELAEIDAYAVSTPGANIWARSSES, encoded by the coding sequence ATGAACGACAACTCGCACTACCGTGCGACCGACTCCCGCTATGACGCGATGGAGTACCGCCGCACCGGCCGCAGCGGCCTCAAGCTCCCCACCATCTCACTGGGCCTGTGGCAGAACTTCGGCGATGACCGCGCCCTCACCACCCAGCGCGACATTCTGCGCCGCGCCTTCGATCTGGGTGTCACCCACTTCGATCTGGCGAACAACTACGGACCGCCGCCCGGCTCGGCCGAGTCCAACTTCGGCAAGCTGCTGGCGCGGGACTTCCGGCCGTACCGGGATGAGCTGGTCATCTCGACCAAGGCCGGCTATCTGATGCGCCCGGGCCCTTACGGGGAGTGGGGCTCGCGCAAGTATCTGCTGTCCTCGCTCGACGCCTCCCTGAAGCGGATGGGCCTCGACTACGTCGACATCTTCTACTCGCACCGCTTTGACCCGGACACTCCGCTTGAGGAGACCATGGGCGCGCTGGCCTCCGCCGTGCAGCAGGGCAAGGCGCTGTATGTGGGGGTGTCCTCGTACAACTCCGAGCGCACCCGTGAGGCGGCCCGGCTGCTGCGGGAGATGGGTGTACCGGCGCTGATCCACCAGCCGTCGTACTCCATGATCAACCGGTGGACCGAGGAGGATGGCCTCCTCGACACCCTGGCGGCGGAGGGTATGGGCTGCATCTGCTTCGCTCCGCTGGCGCAGGGGCTGCTGACCGACAAGTACCTGCGGGGCATCCCGGAGGGATCACGCGCCGCCCGGGGCATATCGCTGAAGCCGGCGCTGCTGACGGACGAGGTCGTGCGGCGGCTCCGCGCGCTGAACGCCATCGCCGAGCGCCGTGGCCAGTCCCTGGCACAGCTTGCGCTGAGCTGGGTGCTGCGGGATGAGCGGATGACCTCGGCGCTGATCGGTGCGAGCAGCGTGGCGCAGCTGGAGGCGAATGTCGCGGCGCTGGGTGGGCCGAAGCTGGTGCCGGCGGAGCTGGCGGAGATCGATGCTTACGCGGTTTCGACGCCCGGGGCGAATATCTGGGCCCGCAGCAGCGAAAGCTGA
- a CDS encoding isoprenyl transferase, producing MKQKLRDLVVRLYSHRVEGRLDPAQVPKHIGVILDGNRRWARAAGGTTEQGHRAGAERIQELLGWCAETDVEVVTLWLLSTDNLDRPEEELTLLLGIIEDTVRDLAADGRWRVHHVGTPDLLPGRTQRVLKEAEAVAGDRDGILVNVAVGYGGRQEIADAVRSLLAERAERGETLADLAEKLEVEDIAEHLYTRGQPDPDLVIRTSGEQRLSGFMLWQSAHSEYYFCEVFWPAFRKVDFLRALRDYAARHRRYGG from the coding sequence ATGAAGCAGAAGCTGCGTGACCTGGTGGTCCGGCTCTACTCCCACCGGGTGGAGGGCCGTCTGGACCCTGCCCAGGTACCCAAGCACATTGGAGTGATCCTGGACGGCAATCGCCGCTGGGCACGCGCGGCCGGGGGAACGACCGAGCAGGGGCACCGGGCCGGCGCGGAGAGGATCCAGGAGCTGCTGGGCTGGTGCGCCGAGACGGATGTCGAGGTGGTCACCCTCTGGCTGCTGTCGACCGACAATCTGGACCGGCCGGAGGAAGAGCTGACGCTGCTGCTCGGCATCATCGAGGACACGGTCCGCGATCTGGCCGCGGATGGACGCTGGCGCGTGCATCATGTCGGAACGCCTGATCTGCTGCCGGGCCGTACCCAGCGGGTGCTGAAGGAAGCGGAGGCGGTGGCCGGGGACCGGGACGGGATACTGGTCAATGTCGCCGTGGGCTACGGCGGGCGGCAGGAGATCGCCGACGCCGTCCGCTCGCTGCTGGCCGAGCGGGCCGAGCGGGGGGAAACGCTCGCCGACCTCGCCGAGAAGCTCGAAGTCGAGGACATCGCGGAACACCTCTACACCCGGGGGCAGCCCGATCCGGACCTGGTCATCCGGACCAGCGGAGAGCAGCGGCTCTCCGGCTTCATGCTCTGGCAGAGCGCGCACTCGGAGTACTACTTCTGCGAGGTCTTCTGGCCTGCCTTCCGTAAGGTCGACTTCCTGCGCGCCCTGCGCGACTACGCCGCGCGCCACCGCCGTTACGGAGGCTAG